In Ignavibacteriota bacterium, the following are encoded in one genomic region:
- the tilS gene encoding tRNA lysidine(34) synthetase TilS yields MLKESFLHTFQQHATREHLLNEGDSIVVAVSGGIDSMTLLNILVRLQKDWNFQLCVAHFNHKLREEESEEDEAFVKQTAERLNLPFYSKSAKTNELSEGNGKSIQVVARELRYDFFQQLRLSLGYHKIATAHNANDNAETVLFNLLRGSGVKGLCGIPSARSEAGIIRPLLFATREQIRHFVEEHSITYREDSSNKKTDYSRNLLRHHIFPILHQTINPNLTETLNRNSELFSMLESYLTVQSVEWKKQLLTSVSGEEIIVDRELLSKQHEFVQYQFLHTLAKEFSHSEVSFETVREMLAIASSETGSWCPIDEHSMFYRDRNHVVVARQPNSENFQVLVSPPEHIHRDEFDFVTSFVPEANFSANRSIEFIDASKLGKDILLRNWKNGDWFIPLGMNEKKKLSDYFIEQKVPRFKKQSIPILTSDENIVWVCGQRLDERYKVTSSTTSILKMEYEPIHG; encoded by the coding sequence ATGCTGAAAGAATCATTCCTCCATACATTCCAGCAACACGCCACTCGTGAACACCTTCTCAACGAAGGAGACAGCATCGTTGTGGCTGTTAGCGGTGGAATTGATTCGATGACGTTGCTGAATATTCTTGTTCGATTACAAAAAGATTGGAATTTTCAACTTTGCGTCGCGCATTTCAATCATAAATTAAGGGAGGAAGAATCCGAAGAGGACGAAGCGTTTGTCAAACAAACTGCCGAACGATTAAATCTCCCGTTTTATTCAAAAAGTGCTAAAACTAATGAACTTTCTGAGGGAAACGGAAAATCCATTCAAGTAGTAGCCCGTGAACTCCGCTACGATTTTTTTCAACAACTTCGACTCTCGCTTGGATATCATAAAATTGCAACCGCTCATAACGCAAATGATAATGCTGAAACAGTTCTGTTCAATTTGCTCAGAGGAAGCGGTGTAAAAGGTTTATGCGGGATTCCTTCAGCCCGTTCGGAGGCGGGAATTATTCGTCCGTTACTGTTTGCAACACGCGAACAAATCCGTCACTTCGTGGAGGAGCATTCCATCACGTACCGGGAAGATTCATCAAACAAGAAAACAGATTACTCAAGAAATCTTCTTCGACATCATATTTTCCCGATTCTCCATCAAACCATCAATCCTAATTTGACGGAAACACTGAACCGGAATTCTGAACTTTTCTCGATGCTTGAGAGTTATCTGACTGTTCAATCCGTTGAATGGAAAAAACAACTTCTTACATCAGTTTCTGGCGAAGAAATTATCGTTGACCGTGAATTGTTGTCAAAGCAACATGAATTTGTTCAATACCAATTTCTTCACACTCTTGCAAAGGAATTTTCTCATTCTGAAGTTTCATTTGAAACGGTGAGAGAAATGTTGGCAATCGCATCATCGGAGACCGGTTCGTGGTGCCCGATTGATGAACACTCGATGTTCTATCGCGATAGAAATCATGTAGTGGTAGCACGGCAGCCGAACAGCGAGAATTTTCAAGTCCTTGTTTCTCCTCCTGAGCATATTCATCGAGACGAATTTGATTTTGTAACATCGTTCGTCCCGGAAGCGAATTTTTCCGCGAACCGCTCAATTGAATTTATTGATGCAAGCAAGTTGGGAAAAGACATTCTCCTCAGAAATTGGAAGAACGGCGATTGGTTCATCCCGCTCGGCATGAACGAAAAGAAAAAGTTAAGCGATTATTTTATCGAACAAAAAGTACCCCGCTTCAAGAAACAATCCATCCCGATTCTCACATCAGACGAAAATATCGTTTGGGTGTGCGGTCAGCGGTTGGATGAGCGGTACAAAGTAACATCATCAACCACATCAATCCTTAAAATGGAATACGAGCCGATTCATGGCTAA
- the truA gene encoding tRNA pseudouridine(38-40) synthase TruA — translation MSRLKIKIEYEGTRYSGWQIQKNARTIQGELMSAVKTVFQTTDFEFYGSGRTDAGVHALEQVAHLDVHTVLAPHIIRMKLNDELPADINILDVEKTSKTFHARHDAEARSYLYQISKRRTAFGKRFVWWIKDRLNVQQMQTSSQLFIGLKNLQSFTADDPEEKSTKALIDEIRILEDDNLILLRITSSHFLWKMVRQIVGVLAEVGRGSLSIQDVERFLKIKSGEPAKFTAPPSGLFLEKIYYKGDERLTEMLPTLRM, via the coding sequence ATGTCGAGACTTAAAATCAAAATAGAATACGAAGGGACGCGTTACTCCGGCTGGCAAATTCAGAAAAATGCCAGAACCATTCAGGGCGAACTCATGTCGGCGGTGAAAACCGTTTTTCAAACCACCGATTTTGAATTTTATGGTTCCGGAAGAACCGATGCAGGAGTTCATGCGCTCGAACAGGTTGCACACTTAGATGTTCACACCGTACTCGCTCCCCATATTATCCGCATGAAACTCAACGATGAACTCCCTGCCGACATAAATATTCTTGATGTCGAAAAAACTTCGAAAACCTTTCACGCACGCCACGATGCCGAAGCACGGAGTTATCTCTATCAAATATCAAAGAGAAGAACAGCGTTCGGCAAACGATTTGTGTGGTGGATTAAAGATAGATTGAACGTTCAACAGATGCAGACCTCCTCTCAACTCTTCATCGGATTGAAAAACCTTCAATCGTTCACCGCTGACGACCCGGAAGAGAAATCAACCAAAGCATTAATTGATGAAATCAGAATTCTGGAAGATGACAATTTGATTCTGCTCCGCATTACAAGTTCTCATTTCCTCTGGAAAATGGTTCGACAGATTGTCGGCGTTCTAGCGGAAGTTGGTCGTGGAAGTCTTTCAATTCAGGATGTGGAACGGTTCCTCAAAATCAAATCAGGTGAACCGGCAAAGTTTACCGCGCCTCCTTCGGGATTGTTTTTAGAAAAAATCTATTACAAGGGAGACGAACGACTTACTGAAATGCTACCGACTCTCAGAATGTAA